The sequence below is a genomic window from Rhodospirillaceae bacterium.
ATCCAGATTCTGGAACGGCCGGCCGACGCAACCAGCCCCGGAAGGCTTCACCGCCTGCGGGACAGGCGGTAGAAGGGACCGTCGATACGCAATTCCGTCATTCGGGGAAAGTCACAAGGCATGACCGATTCATTTTCCGGCCCCGGCGCCGGCACGTGCATTTCCGCGACGGTCGAACGGTACGATGCTGCGAGGGGCTACGGGGTCCTCGATCCCGGCGACGGCGCGCCGGCCGTCTTCTGTCCCCGCCCGGCGCTGGAGGCCGTCGGCATGGAGATCCTGCTCGCCGGCGCGACGGTCGCCTGCGAGACCGTGCCGGGCCGCCACGGCCCCGAGGTGTCCCGGATCCATGCCGTCGATTTCTCCACCGCATCGGCCCGCCCGTCCTTGCTCGCCCGGGCGCCCGGCAACGGGCGGCCGGCCGCGGAACCGGACGCTGCGCCGGCCGGCCCTGCGGTCTCCGGCCCTGCGGCATCGGCCCGGCCGCTTTGCGCCGTCGTCAAGTGGTTCCTGCCGATGAAGGGCTACGGCTTCCTGGAGCCGGAAGACGGGTCGCCGGACATTTTCTGCCATGTCAGCGCGGTCGAGGCGTCGGGCCGGAACACGCTGCCCCAGGGCGCCGTCGTGACCTGCGAGACCGTGCAGGGCGACAGGGGTTCCCAGGTGTCGAAGATTATCTCGGTCGAGGCCCCGGCCGTCGAAGCCCGCCCGCCGGCCCGCGCCCGGCCCTTCGACGGCCGGTATCCGGG
It includes:
- a CDS encoding cold shock domain-containing protein; translated protein: MTDSFSGPGAGTCISATVERYDAARGYGVLDPGDGAPAVFCPRPALEAVGMEILLAGATVACETVPGRHGPEVSRIHAVDFSTASARPSLLARAPGNGRPAAEPDAAPAGPAVSGPAASARPLCAVVKWFLPMKGYGFLEPEDGSPDIFCHVSAVEASGRNTLPQGAVVTCETVQGDRGSQVSKIISVEAPAVEARPPARARPFDGRYPGPDAAGQPAADLDVAGTVKFYDPIRGFGFVVPDDGGREVFVHASVLLRSGLADLQQGQRVFVRAESVPRGLQATEIEPA